The DNA window ACGTGGCCATCGGCTACGGCGGCCGCGAGGAGATCGTCGACGCCGTCCGCGAGCTGGTGCGGGATCTCGCCGACCAGGGTCGCTCCGGCGCGGACATCGCCGAGGCGATCAGCGTGGACTCCATCGCCGAGCACCTCTACACCCGGGGCCAGCCCGATCCGGACCTCATCATCCGCACCTCCGGCGAGCAGCGGCTCTCGGGGTTCCTGCTGTGGCAGTCCGTGCATTCCGAGTACTGGTTCTGCGAGACCTACTGGCCCGGGTTCCGCCGCATCGACCTGCTGCGCGCCCTGCGCGACTTCTGCCGCCGGGAGCGCCGCTTCGGCTCCTGAGGGGGAGCCGCGGAAGAAGTGCGAACACTCCCGTCGGCCTCCCCGGCAGACCCTGTGACCGGTGGCACACTGAGGGCATCGGGAGTCCGGCAGAACTCCCGATGACGATCGGGTGAACGTCGGCCCCGCATCCTGTGGGGCTCGCCCGACGGCGGGTGCCGACGCGGTTAGGGTCCAGGCATCCGCGCGATTCCGGGAGGCTCCCATGGACGAGACGACCATTGCCCGCGAGACGATGCCCGCCGACGGTGAGACCGCATCGTTCCGAACCACCCAGCGGGCGGAGGTGATCGGAGCCGCGAATCCCGACGGCGCACCGGTGGTGCCCTCGCTGCTGCCCGGCGCCGCGCAGCAGATGCTGGCCGAGGTGGAGACCGGGGTGATCACCTACGTGCTGGACACCTCCGTGCTGCTCTCGGACCCCCTGTCCCTGCATCGCTTCGCCGAGCACGACATCGTGCTGCCGATCGTGGTGATCACCGAGCTCGAGGCGAAACGCCATCACCCGGACCTCGGCTACTTCGCCCGCCAGGCCCTGCGGATCCTCGACGACCTGCGCGAGCAGCACGGCAATCTCGCCCAGCCGCTCCCGATCGGCAAGGACGGCGGGCACGTGCACGTCGAGCTCAACCACATGAGCCCCGCCTCGCTGCCGGACGGCTTCCGCCTCGGCGACAACGACACCCGCATCCTCGCCGTCGCGAAGAACCTCCAGCTCGAGGGCAAGAACGTGGTGCTCGTGTCGAAGGATCTGCCGATGCGCATCAAGGCCTCGGCCTCGGGCGTCCATGCCGAGGAGTACCGGGCGGAGCTGGCCCGCGACCGCGGCTACACCGGCATGGTCAGCACCGCCGTGGACGAGCAGACCATGACCGACCTCTACGACGGCCAGAGCGTCGAGATCCCCGAGGTCGCCCACCACCCCGTCCACACAGGACTGACCATCACCAGCCCGCGCGGATCGGCACTGGGGCGCGTGACCCGGGACAAGCAGGTCACGCTGGTCCAGGGCGACCAGACCGTGTTCGGGATCGCCGGGCGCTCCGCCGAGCAGCGGGTCGCGATCGACCTGCTGCAGGACGAGTCCGTCGGCATCGTCTCCCTCGGCGGCCGCGCCGGCACCGGCAAGAGCGCCCTCGCGCTGTGCGCAGGCCTCGAGGCGGTGCTCGAGCGACGCACCCAACGCCGGATCATGGTGTTCCGCCCGCTGTTCGCCGTGGGCGGGCAGGAGCTCGGCTACCTGCCCGGTGACCAGGGCGAGAAGATGGGGCCATGGGGCCAGGCGGTGTTCGACACCCTGGGGTCGATGGTCTCGCAGAACGTCATCGACGAGGTGCTCTCGCGCGGCATGCTCGAGGTGCTCCCGCTGACCCACATCCGCGGCCGCTCCCTGCACGACGCCTTCGTGATCGTCGACGAGGCGCAGTCCCTCGAGCGGAACGTGCTGCTGACCATGCTCTCCCGCATCGGCCAGAACTCGCGGGTGGTCCTCACCCACGACATCGCCCAGCGCGACAACCTCCGCATCGGCCGCTACGACGGCATCGCCTCCGTGGTCGAGGCCCTCAAGGAGAAGGAGCTGTTCGCCCACGTGACGCTGCAGCGCTCCGAGCGGTCCAAGGTGGCGGAGCTGGTCACCCACGTGCTGGACGAGCCGATCCCCTGAGGGGTGCGGCGGGGTCGGGCCGCGGCGGAGTCGGGGTCGGGCCCGCCCCGAGCCCGGCCCAGCCCGGCCACGCCTCGCCTCGCCCGGCCTCGCCCCGCCCGGCCTCGCCTCGCCCGGCCTCGCCTCGTCCCGCCCGGCCACGCCTCGCCTCGCCCGGCCTCGCCCCGCGGTGCGCTCATGGAATGGCGTATAGCGACGAGAGGTGGCTATATAGCCACCTCTCGTCGCTATACGCCATCGCGTGACAGGCCTGCTCGGCGTCGTGGCGACCGGTCCTCCCCAGGCCGTGGCCGTCCACAGCGGTCGCGGCCAGGCCGGCCGGGCCGGCGCACCGGTGGTGAGATCCCGGCATGGAGATCAAGGGAGTGATCCTCGCGTCGGGGCTGAAGCTGGTGGAGCCAGATCCTCGCCGTCGTCGGCGGCTGCTCCGTGACGGCACGATCCGCCGCGTGGGGCAGTGGTACGTGAGTGCCGAGGCTCCCGCAGATCTGGTGGCCCTGCTCGAGCTCGAGCTCCGCCCCACCTGTCTGGACGCCTCTGCCCTGCACGGTCTCTGGATTCCGCTGGCGAGCGGCGTCCACGCCTTCCGGCCGCGGGCCGTGGTGTCTCCAGAGCCGGCCCCGCAGGTTCTGCAGATCCGGCGTTTGCTCGACCCGGAGTCGGGAGTGCTGGTGCCGCCGCCGGAACTCGTCGAGGGAGAACGGCGTCGGGCGGCGCAGCCGGTCGTGCTGCATCGCCCGCACCTGCGCACCTGGCCGGATGACGATCCTGTTCCCGACCTTCTGCAGGTGCTGGACCACGCGGCTCGCTGCCTCCCAACCGTCAAGGCGGCCATTCTCATCGAATCCGCGCTGAACCAGGGCAAGCTCACCCGGCCGGACCTGTCGCATCTCCTCGAGGGCCTTCCGCAGAAGCATCGGATACCGCTGTTGAGGGTGCGGTCCGATGCGCAGTCCGGCACGGAGACGGCGGTGCGCTGGTGGCTGGAGGAGCGGGGCGTGAGGGTGCGCGGTCAGGTTCGGCTCGCTGCGCGGATCCGGGTCGACCTGCTGGTGGGCACCAACTGGGTGATCGAATGCGACAGCCGACGCTTCCATGACGATCCCGACCGGTACCGAGAGGACCGCCGGCGTGACCTCGCGCTGGCGTCCCGTGGATACCGGGTCACCAGGCTCACCTGGGAGCAGGTGTTCCTGGAGTGGGAGGCGACCGAGCGGATGCTGCGATCCATGCTGCACCGGCGCGAGCATCGGCAGGTGCTTCGCGCGTGACCGCCGATGTCGAGCTGGGACGGCCGGTGGTCGGTCGGACTGGTGGTGGCTCACCACCTCGGGCGGCAGGTGTCAGGGGATGGCCTATAGCGACGGGAGGTGGCTATATCGCCAGCTCGCGTCGCCATGCGCCAGTCCGTGACGCAGCACGCCGGAATCGGGGCTGCCGGGGGCGTGGCCGAGGGGCTTTGCTGGGCGTGCCCAAGGCGCTCCGCTGGAGCGGGGAGCCCGCTGGGAGCGTCAGGCGTCGCGCGATGGCCTATAGCGACGAGGGGTGGCTATATCGCCAGCTCGCGTCGCCATGCGCCAGTCCGTGACGCAGCACGCCGGAATCGGGGCTGCCGGGGGCGTGGCCGAGGGGAACTGCCGGGCCCGGGCATGACGACGGGGCGCCCCACCGCTGGTGGGACGCCCCGTGCAGGTCCGGTCGGAGCCTATGCGCCGAGCCTCGGATCAGGCCTTCGGCGCGGTCATGGAGAGGACGTCGAGCGCCGAGTCGAGCTGCTCCTCGGTGAGCTCGCCGCGCTCCACGAAGCCGAGCGCCACGACGGCCTCGCGCACGGAGATGCGCTCGGCGACGGCGTGCTTCGCGATCTTCGCGGCGGACTCGTAGCCGATCAGCTTGTTCAACGGGGTGACGATCGAGGGGGAGGCCTCGGCGTAGAAGCGGGCCTTCTCCTCGTTGGCGACCAGGCCGTCGACGGTCTTGTCGGCGAGCGCGGTGGAGGCGTTCGCGAGCAGGCGGATCGACTCCAGCAGGCTCGTGCCCATGAGCGGGATCTGCACGTTCAGCTCGAAGGAGCCCTGCGCACCGCCCCAGGCGATCGCCGCGTCGTTGCCCACGATCTTCGCGCACACCATGAGCACGGCCTCGGGGATGACGGGGTTGACCTTGCCGGGCATGATCGAGGAGCCGGGCTGGAGGTCCGGGATCGCGATCTCGCCCAGGCCGGTGTTGGGGCCGGAGCCCATCCAGCGCAGGTCGTTGCAGATCTTCGTGAGGGAGACGGCGATGGTGCGCAGCGCACCGGACATCTCCACGAGGCCGTCGCGGTTGGACTGCGCCTCGAAGTGGTCGCGCGCCTCGGTCAGCGGCAGGGAGGTCTGCTCGACGAGGTTCGCGATGACCTTCTGCGGGAAGCCGATCGGGGTGTTGATGCCGGTGCCCACGGCGGTGCCGCCCTGGGGGACCTCGGCCGTGCGGGGCAGGGCCGCCTCGACGCGCTCGATGCCGTAGCGGATGGAAGCCGCGTAGCCGCCGAACTCCTGGCCCAGGGTCACGGGGGTCGCGTCCATGAGGTGGGTGCGGCCGGACTTCACGACCGCCTTCCACGCCTCGGCCTTCTTCTCGAGGGACTCCGCGAGGTGCGCGAGGGCGGGGAGCAGCTGCTCGACGACGCCCTGCGTGACCGCGACGTGCACGGAGGTGGGGAACACGTCGTTGCTGGACTGCGAGCAGTTCACGTGGTCGTTGGGGTGGGTCTCGGTGCCGGCGTTCGTGGCGAGGGTCGCGAGCACCTCGTTCATGTTCATGTTCGAGCTGGTGCCCGAGCCGGTCTGGTAGGTGTCCACCGGGAACTGGTCGTCGTAGTCGCCGGCGATCACGGAGTCCGCAGCGACGACGATCGCATCGGCGATGGTCCCGTCGAGGACCCCGAGCTCCTTGTTGGCGCGGGCGGCGGCCTTCTTCACCTGGGCGAGCGCATGGATGTGCGCGGGCTCGAGGCCCTGGCCGGAGATCGGGAAGTTCTCCACCGCACGCTGGGTCTGCGCCCGGTACAGGGCCGCGGCGGGCACGCGGACCTCGCCCATGGTGTCGTGCTCGATGCGGTAGCCGTCCTGCTGCGCGGCGGGCGTGGACTGGGTCATGAGATGGCCTCCTCAGGTCGTGGTTCGGTGGTCAGGAAGACGGGGAGTCGGGGGCGCGGGGCGGCCCGGAAAGGTGCTGGTGCTCGCTCCCGCGACGGGGTCAGGTGAGCTCGTGGCTCCACGGCGGGTTCGCGCCGGCCCGGGACACGGTGATCGCGGCGAGGGCCGCGGCGCGGCGCAGCACGTCGGCGAGCACGTCGCTGGGCATCGCGGCGAGCTCGGGGCGCCGTTGCGCCCCCAGCAGGTCCTTCGCTGCCAGGGCGTCGAGGATTCCGGCGGAGAAAGTGTCCCCGGCGCCGACGGTGTCGACGGCGTCGACGACGACGGGGGAGACCTGCACGCGGCCGCTCCCGCCGAAGCCCACGGCGCCCTCGCCGCCGCGGGTCAGGACGGTCAGCGCCGGTCCCAGATCGCGCCAGGAGTCGACGACGCCCTCGACGTCCTCGGTGTCGTACAGCCAGGCGACGTCCTCGTCGGACGCCTTGACCACGTCGCACAGGGCGATGCTCTCCTCGACCTGGGCGCGCACCGCCTCGGGCGCCCCCATCAGGGTGGGTCGGGCGTTGGGGTCGTAGCTGATGGTCGCGGTCCCGTGGCAGCGCCGCAGCACGTCCACCACCGTCGCGGCGCCGGGCTGCAGCACCGCGGCGATCGACGAGGTGTGCACGGCGTCGACACGCTCGGGCAGCTCGGCGGGACGGGGATCCCAGAGCAGATCGAACTCGTAGGTCGCCGCACCGCTGGCGTCGAGACGCGCGAGCGCCGTGGAGGTCGGGGCCTCCACCGAGCTGCCGGGGGTGAGGCTCACACCGGAGGCTTCGAGATGCGCGCGGATGGCGTCGCCGCGGGCGTCGTCTCCGATGCGGGTGAGCAGCTGGGCGTCGTGGCCGAGACGGCTGAGCGCCACGGCCACGTTCATGGGGGATCCGCCGGGGTGCTCTCGACGCGTGCCATCGACGTCGATGACGATGTCCGTGAGTGCTTCTCCGACGATGAGGAATGTCGCGGTCACCGGTCGATCATCGCAGGTTTCCGGGGAGGGGGCGAACCCGCATCCGCCTTTCGTGGAGGTGCTCGGCGCGGGGGTGTGGTGCGGTCGACTCCCTCCGCACGCTCCTGGGAGCACATCACGGGGCGTGAGCGGCGACAATGGGGGAATGCGCGAAGCCGATCACGAGACCCCCGAGGCATCGGAGCCGACGCCCGCCGCGGCTCCGACCGGCGACGAGCGCCCCTCCGACGAGCGGGAGGAGCGCCCCGACGAGAGTGCGGAGGCGACCGGGACGGCTCGCCAGGACGTCCCGCAGGCCGCGCAGCCGAAGTCCGCGTACGAGCTGCCGTCGAGGAAGAACACCGTGCTGCGCAACATGGTGTGGGCACTCGCGCTGACCATGGCCGTGGTCGTCGTCATCGGCATCGCCTTCTTCGGCGTGGGCAGCGACCACCAGCGGGAGCGCTTGGAGAACTCCGAGGTGGATGTCGCCGCGAGCGCCGAGCGTGCCGAGGGCATCGCGCCCTTCCCGGTCGCCGTGCCGCGGCCGGGCGAGGGCTGGAGCGAGCGCTCCGCGCGCTTCACCGACGGGGGGAGCCCGCGCTGGGTCATCCAGTACAGCTCGCCGCATGAACAGCTGGTCACCCTGACCCAGGAGTCCGAGGTGAGCTCTCAGCTGCTCTCCTCCGCGCTGCCCGGCAGCGTCGTCGAGGAGGAGCTCGAGATCGACGGCGTCTCCTGCGAGCTGCTCAGAGGTGGAGAGCAGGGGGCCGAGAAGCGCGGGATCTCCTGCGAGGGTGAGGGCTTCGGCCTGCTGGTCCACGGAGGGACCGATCGCGAGGAGCTGCAGGACCTGGCAGAAGCCGCGCTCGC is part of the Brachybacterium ginsengisoli genome and encodes:
- a CDS encoding PhoH family protein; amino-acid sequence: MDETTIARETMPADGETASFRTTQRAEVIGAANPDGAPVVPSLLPGAAQQMLAEVETGVITYVLDTSVLLSDPLSLHRFAEHDIVLPIVVITELEAKRHHPDLGYFARQALRILDDLREQHGNLAQPLPIGKDGGHVHVELNHMSPASLPDGFRLGDNDTRILAVAKNLQLEGKNVVLVSKDLPMRIKASASGVHAEEYRAELARDRGYTGMVSTAVDEQTMTDLYDGQSVEIPEVAHHPVHTGLTITSPRGSALGRVTRDKQVTLVQGDQTVFGIAGRSAEQRVAIDLLQDESVGIVSLGGRAGTGKSALALCAGLEAVLERRTQRRIMVFRPLFAVGGQELGYLPGDQGEKMGPWGQAVFDTLGSMVSQNVIDEVLSRGMLEVLPLTHIRGRSLHDAFVIVDEAQSLERNVLLTMLSRIGQNSRVVLTHDIAQRDNLRIGRYDGIASVVEALKEKELFAHVTLQRSERSKVAELVTHVLDEPIP
- a CDS encoding carbohydrate kinase family protein; protein product: MTATFLIVGEALTDIVIDVDGTRREHPGGSPMNVAVALSRLGHDAQLLTRIGDDARGDAIRAHLEASGVSLTPGSSVEAPTSTALARLDASGAATYEFDLLWDPRPAELPERVDAVHTSSIAAVLQPGAATVVDVLRRCHGTATISYDPNARPTLMGAPEAVRAQVEESIALCDVVKASDEDVAWLYDTEDVEGVVDSWRDLGPALTVLTRGGEGAVGFGGSGRVQVSPVVVDAVDTVGAGDTFSAGILDALAAKDLLGAQRRPELAAMPSDVLADVLRRAAALAAITVSRAGANPPWSHELT
- a CDS encoding DUF4245 domain-containing protein, with the translated sequence MREADHETPEASEPTPAAAPTGDERPSDEREERPDESAEATGTARQDVPQAAQPKSAYELPSRKNTVLRNMVWALALTMAVVVVIGIAFFGVGSDHQRERLENSEVDVAASAERAEGIAPFPVAVPRPGEGWSERSARFTDGGSPRWVIQYSSPHEQLVTLTQESEVSSQLLSSALPGSVVEEELEIDGVSCELLRGGEQGAEKRGISCEGEGFGLLVHGGTDREELQDLAEAALADVQGDHAA
- a CDS encoding class II fumarate hydratase; the encoded protein is MTQSTPAAQQDGYRIEHDTMGEVRVPAAALYRAQTQRAVENFPISGQGLEPAHIHALAQVKKAAARANKELGVLDGTIADAIVVAADSVIAGDYDDQFPVDTYQTGSGTSSNMNMNEVLATLATNAGTETHPNDHVNCSQSSNDVFPTSVHVAVTQGVVEQLLPALAHLAESLEKKAEAWKAVVKSGRTHLMDATPVTLGQEFGGYAASIRYGIERVEAALPRTAEVPQGGTAVGTGINTPIGFPQKVIANLVEQTSLPLTEARDHFEAQSNRDGLVEMSGALRTIAVSLTKICNDLRWMGSGPNTGLGEIAIPDLQPGSSIMPGKVNPVIPEAVLMVCAKIVGNDAAIAWGGAQGSFELNVQIPLMGTSLLESIRLLANASTALADKTVDGLVANEEKARFYAEASPSIVTPLNKLIGYESAAKIAKHAVAERISVREAVVALGFVERGELTEEQLDSALDVLSMTAPKA